Proteins encoded in a region of the Nitrospira sp. genome:
- a CDS encoding glycosyltransferase: MTTALDDYREVSPKGTVDFLYRLSDLVKGRSVVHVSAVRYGGGAAEVLRRVVPMLTALGVEARWEVIAGTQEFFAVVKRLTDALQGRDEKITEDMYQTFREINERNAKALNLEADMIMIHDHQPAGMVEYRASGAWLWRCHLDLSQPQRRAWTFLRRYAVKYDAAIFSLSGFAQRLPIPKFLMYPSIDPLSPKNREMSRSEINQIVDRLGIPRTKPIILQVAKFERFKDPLGAIQAYRIVKKHHDCRLVLAGAGVMHDPEGEAVLAEAREAAGRDPDIHLVQLPPEADLEINALQRTATVVMQKSIREGFGVTVSEAMWKGKPVVGGNAEGIAAQIIDEVTGYVVHSAEGAGFRLRHLLNNPGLIARMGAAGREHVRRNFFITRQLGDFLTLLKIMPLQ; the protein is encoded by the coding sequence ATGACCACCGCGCTCGATGACTACCGGGAAGTATCGCCGAAGGGAACGGTCGACTTCCTCTACCGGCTGAGTGACTTGGTCAAGGGGCGAAGCGTCGTGCATGTGAGCGCGGTCCGCTATGGTGGAGGGGCGGCGGAGGTCTTGCGACGCGTGGTGCCGATGCTGACGGCGTTGGGCGTGGAGGCACGTTGGGAAGTCATTGCGGGGACGCAGGAGTTCTTTGCGGTCGTCAAACGGCTCACCGACGCCTTGCAAGGACGAGACGAGAAGATCACCGAGGACATGTATCAGACCTTCCGGGAGATCAATGAGCGGAACGCGAAAGCGCTGAACCTCGAAGCGGACATGATCATGATCCACGACCATCAGCCGGCCGGCATGGTTGAGTATCGGGCGAGCGGGGCTTGGCTGTGGCGCTGCCACCTGGATCTGTCTCAGCCACAACGGCGCGCCTGGACGTTTTTGCGGCGGTATGCAGTGAAGTACGATGCGGCTATTTTTTCATTGTCCGGCTTTGCGCAACGGCTGCCGATCCCGAAGTTTCTCATGTATCCCTCGATCGATCCGCTGAGCCCGAAAAATCGAGAGATGAGCAGATCCGAAATCAATCAGATCGTGGATCGGCTGGGTATTCCGCGAACCAAACCGATCATCCTGCAGGTGGCAAAGTTCGAGCGGTTTAAGGATCCGCTCGGCGCTATCCAAGCGTATCGCATTGTGAAGAAGCATCATGATTGCCGATTGGTGCTTGCGGGGGCCGGGGTCATGCACGACCCGGAGGGCGAAGCGGTGTTGGCCGAAGCGCGTGAGGCGGCGGGACGGGATCCTGATATTCATCTGGTGCAGCTGCCGCCCGAGGCGGATCTGGAGATCAACGCTTTGCAACGAACGGCTACGGTCGTGATGCAGAAGTCCATCAGGGAAGGATTCGGCGTGACGGTCTCCGAAGCGATGTGGAAAGGGAAGCCGGTGGTCGGAGGAAACGCCGAAGGGATCGCGGCGCAAATCATCGACGAGGTGACGGGATATGTCGTCCATTCCGCCGAAGGGGCCGGATTCCGCCTGCGGCATTTATTGAATAATCCTGGATTGATCGCCCGCATGGGAGCAGCGGGGCGGGAACACGTGCGCCGGAATTTCTTCATCACCAGGCAATTGGGCGATTTCCTTACTTTGTTGAAGATCATGCCGCTGCAGTGA
- the treS gene encoding maltose alpha-D-glucosyltransferase has protein sequence MLNQDPLWYKDAVFYELHVRAFYDSNDDGIGDFAGLIEKLDYLEWLGVDCLWLLPFYPSPLRDDGYDVADFTAIAPSYGSTEVFRRLLDAAHQRGMRVIVDLVLNHTSDQHAWFQEARRSPQAPTRDYYVWSETDQKYTKARIIFVDTEKSNWTWDPEAHAYYWHRFFSHQPDLNYDNPAVKQAMMEVMEFWLDQGLDGFRCDAVPYLFEREGTICENLPETHAYLKEIRKRIDDRYSTRILLAEANQWPSDVRPYFGNGDEFHMAFHFPLMPRLFMGLRSEDRRPILDMFKHTPPIPSNCQWCLFLRNHDELTLEMCTGEERDYMYYAYARDPQARRNVGIARRLAPLLENDRRKIELLNSIVFTLPGTPIIYYGDEIGMGDNIHLGDRNGVRTPMHWTADRNAGFSKADPAKLFLPLVTDPVYGYQSINVDTQKQTPHSLLHWMRRMIAIRKRHRVFGRGTLEFLTPSNEKILAYLRTYEGETVLLVHNLAESAQAVELNLTRFKGIVPVELFGDSRFPRIGDHPYALSLGPYGFYWFSLPTVRSWESTYNLEWSAI, from the coding sequence ATGCTGAACCAAGATCCCCTCTGGTACAAGGACGCCGTGTTCTATGAGCTGCACGTACGGGCCTTCTACGACAGCAATGACGACGGCATCGGGGATTTCGCCGGCCTGATCGAAAAGCTTGATTATCTCGAGTGGCTCGGAGTGGACTGCCTCTGGTTGCTGCCGTTTTATCCGTCGCCGTTGCGCGACGATGGCTACGATGTTGCTGATTTCACCGCTATCGCGCCTTCGTACGGCTCCACCGAGGTGTTCCGCCGTCTGCTCGATGCGGCCCATCAGCGCGGCATGCGCGTCATCGTCGATTTGGTGTTGAATCACACGTCCGATCAGCATGCGTGGTTTCAGGAGGCCCGCCGGTCGCCGCAGGCTCCGACACGGGATTACTATGTCTGGAGCGAGACGGATCAGAAATATACAAAGGCACGCATTATCTTCGTGGATACGGAAAAATCCAATTGGACCTGGGATCCCGAGGCGCACGCGTACTATTGGCACCGGTTCTTCAGCCATCAACCGGACTTGAACTACGACAATCCCGCGGTCAAGCAAGCCATGATGGAAGTCATGGAGTTCTGGCTGGATCAGGGGCTCGACGGATTCCGCTGCGACGCAGTGCCCTACCTGTTCGAGCGCGAAGGCACGATCTGCGAGAACCTGCCCGAGACTCATGCCTATCTGAAGGAGATTCGGAAACGGATCGACGACCGGTACAGCACCAGAATCCTCCTGGCGGAGGCCAACCAGTGGCCGAGCGACGTGCGTCCTTATTTCGGGAACGGTGATGAATTTCACATGGCCTTTCATTTCCCGCTCATGCCGCGCCTGTTCATGGGACTGCGCAGCGAGGACCGCCGGCCCATCCTCGATATGTTCAAACATACGCCGCCGATTCCATCGAATTGTCAGTGGTGCCTTTTTCTGCGCAATCACGACGAGTTGACGTTGGAAATGTGCACCGGCGAAGAGCGGGATTACATGTATTATGCCTATGCCCGCGATCCCCAGGCGCGCCGCAACGTCGGCATCGCGCGCCGTCTCGCGCCGTTGCTCGAGAATGATCGGCGCAAGATCGAGCTGCTGAACAGTATTGTGTTCACCTTGCCCGGCACGCCGATCATCTATTACGGCGATGAAATCGGCATGGGAGACAACATTCATCTGGGCGACCGTAACGGTGTGCGGACGCCGATGCATTGGACCGCGGACCGGAACGCCGGCTTCTCCAAAGCGGATCCCGCGAAGTTGTTTCTTCCGCTCGTCACCGACCCCGTCTACGGCTACCAATCGATCAATGTGGATACACAAAAGCAGACGCCGCATTCGCTGCTCCATTGGATGCGCCGCATGATCGCGATCCGCAAGCGGCACAGGGTCTTCGGACGGGGTACGTTGGAATTCTTGACACCGTCGAACGAAAAGATCCTGGCTTATCTGCGGACCTACGAGGGGGAGACGGTGCTTCTGGTCCACAATCTGGCGGAGTCGGCGCAGGCCGTGGAGCTGAACCTGACGCGGTTCAAGGGTATCGTTCCGGTCGAGTTGTTCGGCGATTCGCGATTTCCGCGGATCGGGGATCATCCATATGCGCTTAGCCTAGGCCCTTATGGCTTCTATTGGTTCAGCCTGCCGACGGTGCGATCCTGGGAGAGCACCTATAACCTCGAATGGAGCGCGATTTGA
- a CDS encoding DUF5752 family protein, giving the protein MTQQAAHNIVDSTFAFIGCSEVQESLGQQADDEKELAELVEEVPLDSIHFHTHSYFLRHRFIERAYPNDFSQWVVMQVGDHVLGERLAVVDPFDYPNLEDLREEIISIIDDHLSRMSIIPRVVFGEPFHFKRSRILEVPIGLEARSLAEFRQVVAEVDVSAIYFHMFEAHFRLGREESDFSAWIRTGLGLHELADRIRSINPYLGSLERLRSSLITACDEFLGKP; this is encoded by the coding sequence ATGACCCAACAGGCTGCGCATAACATCGTCGATTCCACGTTTGCATTCATTGGATGCAGTGAGGTGCAGGAAAGCCTTGGGCAACAGGCGGATGACGAGAAAGAACTTGCCGAACTCGTCGAAGAGGTCCCGCTCGATTCAATTCATTTCCATACCCATAGCTATTTTCTCAGGCATCGCTTCATCGAGCGGGCCTATCCGAATGATTTTTCCCAATGGGTCGTGATGCAGGTCGGAGATCATGTGCTGGGCGAACGGCTTGCCGTGGTCGATCCATTCGACTATCCGAACCTGGAGGATCTGCGGGAAGAGATTATTTCGATCATCGACGATCATCTGTCGCGAATGTCCATTATTCCCCGTGTGGTGTTCGGCGAGCCGTTCCATTTCAAGCGCTCCCGGATTCTGGAAGTGCCGATCGGCCTGGAAGCGAGGTCCCTAGCGGAATTTCGACAGGTGGTGGCCGAAGTCGATGTCAGCGCGATCTATTTCCACATGTTCGAAGCGCATTTCCGGTTGGGGCGAGAAGAAAGCGACTTCTCGGCCTGGATCCGAACGGGCCTCGGCTTGCATGAACTGGCTGATCGTATCCGCTCCATCAACCCGTACTTGGGAAGCCTTGAGCGCCTACGGTCGAGTCTCATCACGGCGTGCGATGAGTTTCTAGGGAAACCATAG
- a CDS encoding VOC family protein, translating into MKVTDIAFTVYPVTDLKRARQFYETTLGLTESRFFGNEKQGFVEYDIGPGTLAIGIGAPEWKPSRGGGSVALEVDDFNGAISRLRECSCTFTLEPMETPVCHMAVVLDPDGNSVMIHQRKTG; encoded by the coding sequence ATGAAGGTTACGGACATCGCATTTACCGTCTATCCCGTCACTGACTTGAAACGTGCCCGCCAATTCTATGAGACGACCTTGGGACTTACGGAGTCGCGGTTCTTCGGGAACGAGAAGCAGGGTTTTGTCGAATACGACATCGGGCCGGGGACGCTCGCGATCGGTATTGGAGCGCCGGAGTGGAAGCCCTCACGTGGCGGAGGGTCTGTGGCACTTGAAGTAGACGATTTTAATGGAGCGATCAGCCGGCTTCGAGAGTGCAGCTGCACATTTACGCTTGAGCCGATGGAGACTCCCGTCTGTCACATGGCGGTAGTCTTAGATCCCGATGGGAATTCTGTGATGATTCATCAGAGAAAAACGGGATGA
- a CDS encoding DUF4037 domain-containing protein, whose protein sequence is MGWTVMGFFNYVLLADIRTMQIIEDPYATLARWKTDVATYPEPMRQSILHRFMREAMFWPENFHYRTAVERADIIYTSALVQRVVQAVIQVIFALNREYFQGEKRLAQALVKLPLLPKAFPVRLQALVSPATGSGVEQLREQRRELCALVAEVQSLVLAQGGTAED, encoded by the coding sequence GTGGGTTGGACCGTCATGGGGTTCTTCAACTACGTTCTTCTCGCCGATATTCGAACGATGCAGATCATCGAAGATCCGTATGCGACACTGGCGCGTTGGAAAACAGATGTGGCGACTTATCCGGAACCGATGCGGCAATCGATCCTTCATCGGTTTATGCGTGAGGCCATGTTCTGGCCGGAGAATTTCCACTATCGAACTGCCGTCGAGCGAGCCGACATTATTTACACGAGCGCTCTTGTGCAGCGGGTCGTGCAAGCTGTTATTCAGGTGATTTTCGCGCTCAACCGCGAATACTTCCAGGGGGAAAAGAGACTCGCACAAGCATTGGTAAAATTGCCGCTGCTGCCAAAAGCATTCCCGGTCCGTTTACAAGCACTTGTCTCTCCAGCTACCGGTTCTGGTGTTGAGCAGTTGCGGGAACAGCGGAGAGAATTATGTGCGCTTGTGGCTGAGGTTCAGAGCCTGGTTTTAGCTCAGGGCGGAACAGCCGAAGATTAG
- a CDS encoding NADH:flavin oxidoreductase/NADH oxidase, with translation MNKPMSERPDQQVSHVAAHGCPASSDHDREVPEIDLLSRLTIRGITLRNRIVMSPMCQYVAMDGLASDWHLVHLGSRAVGGAALVMVEATAVSPDGRISPGDMGIWGDQHIEPLARIARFIHSQGAVAGIQLGHAGRKASCEPPWKGGASLKMPAVGGWTVLGPSPIPFNDGDPKPMPLDEAGIDEIVAAFEAAARRAIMAGFRVIEIHAAHGYLLHEFLSPLSNHRTDRYGESLENRMRFLLRIAESLRQLLPAELPLFVRISATDWVEGGWDAEQSVVLAKHLKDLGVDLIDVSSGGLVPKARIPVAKGYQVPFARKIRDEAAIMTGAVGMITESHHADEIVTGGDADVVFIARELLREPYWALKAQQELGSEPSWPIPYGYAVKRRAK, from the coding sequence ATGAATAAGCCCATGTCCGAACGACCCGATCAGCAAGTTTCGCATGTGGCAGCCCATGGCTGTCCAGCCAGCTCGGATCACGACCGAGAAGTCCCGGAGATCGATCTGCTCAGCAGGCTGACGATCAGAGGGATTACGCTTCGAAACCGGATCGTGATGTCCCCCATGTGCCAGTATGTCGCGATGGATGGATTAGCAAGCGATTGGCATCTGGTCCATCTCGGCAGCCGTGCCGTCGGCGGGGCGGCGCTGGTGATGGTCGAGGCCACTGCCGTTAGCCCGGATGGCAGGATTTCGCCAGGAGATATGGGGATCTGGGGGGATCAACATATCGAGCCGCTCGCGCGCATTGCGCGATTTATTCACTCCCAAGGGGCGGTTGCTGGCATTCAGTTGGGCCACGCCGGGCGAAAGGCCAGTTGTGAGCCGCCTTGGAAGGGAGGAGCGAGCCTCAAGATGCCTGCAGTGGGTGGCTGGACCGTCCTCGGTCCTAGCCCGATTCCGTTCAATGACGGCGACCCGAAGCCGATGCCCCTTGATGAAGCCGGTATCGATGAAATTGTCGCCGCGTTCGAGGCCGCCGCCCGTCGAGCCATCATGGCCGGATTTCGGGTGATCGAGATCCACGCGGCCCACGGGTATCTGTTGCACGAGTTCCTGTCACCCTTGAGTAATCACCGAACGGACCGTTACGGGGAAAGCCTGGAAAACCGGATGCGGTTTCTGCTCCGAATCGCCGAGAGCCTGCGTCAACTATTGCCAGCGGAACTTCCTCTCTTTGTACGGATTTCAGCCACTGATTGGGTAGAGGGCGGCTGGGATGCCGAGCAATCGGTGGTCCTCGCCAAGCATTTGAAAGATCTCGGTGTTGATCTGATCGATGTCTCTTCCGGGGGGTTGGTGCCCAAGGCACGTATCCCGGTGGCCAAGGGGTACCAAGTTCCGTTCGCTCGGAAGATCCGGGACGAGGCAGCAATCATGACTGGTGCGGTTGGGATGATCACCGAGTCTCACCATGCCGATGAGATCGTGACCGGCGGGGATGCCGATGTGGTGTTCATTGCTCGAGAACTGCTCCGGGAGCCGTACTGGGCGCTCAAGGCGCAGCAAGAACTTGGCTCGGAACCTTCATGGCCTATCCCCTATGGGTATGCCGTCAAGCGGCGAGCGAAGTAA
- a CDS encoding GNAT family N-acetyltransferase, with the protein MNALLSCRAASKADLPEILRLYAQPDLDDGKVLPLSEAERIFERMARYPDYTIYVAVCNDQTVGTFALLIMDNLGHWGTPSAVIDDVAVDPAWQGHGVGKMMIHYALEVAREKGCYKAALSSNLKRERAHAFYESLGFERHGYSFRVSLQRSGDQ; encoded by the coding sequence ATGAACGCTTTACTTTCTTGCCGTGCAGCGTCAAAGGCCGATCTCCCTGAAATACTCCGGCTCTATGCACAACCGGATTTAGATGATGGGAAGGTGCTTCCTCTATCCGAGGCCGAGCGCATCTTCGAACGTATGGCGCGCTACCCCGACTACACGATTTATGTCGCGGTTTGCAACGACCAAACCGTGGGCACGTTCGCTCTGCTGATCATGGACAATCTGGGCCATTGGGGAACGCCGTCGGCCGTCATCGATGACGTAGCGGTCGATCCGGCTTGGCAGGGACATGGCGTCGGAAAGATGATGATCCACTATGCACTTGAAGTAGCTCGTGAAAAGGGTTGCTATAAGGCCGCGCTTTCCTCGAACCTGAAGCGTGAGCGGGCGCACGCTTTCTACGAATCATTGGGCTTCGAACGTCACGGGTACAGTTTTCGTGTCAGCCTCCAACGCTCAGGCGACCAATGA
- a CDS encoding methylated-DNA--[protein]-cysteine S-methyltransferase, protein MLCYDYYQSPRGRILLVADDQALTGVYFAGQKYHPRIDKKWKRADKHEPLRQAKRELSEYFAGKRTQFSVKVAPQGTPFQRAVWKAIAGVRFGQTIAYGELARRAGRPGSARAAGAATGRNPISIIVPCHRIVGSNGSLTGYAGGLAKKLALLALEGCV, encoded by the coding sequence ATGTTGTGCTACGACTATTATCAAAGTCCCCGTGGACGCATATTGCTGGTTGCCGATGACCAAGCGTTGACGGGTGTCTATTTCGCCGGTCAGAAATATCATCCCCGCATCGACAAGAAGTGGAAACGAGCCGATAAGCATGAGCCGCTACGGCAGGCCAAGCGCGAGCTGTCGGAGTATTTCGCCGGCAAGCGGACGCAGTTTTCAGTCAAAGTCGCGCCGCAGGGCACGCCGTTCCAGCGCGCGGTATGGAAGGCGATTGCAGGCGTCCGGTTCGGTCAAACCATCGCGTATGGCGAACTGGCACGGCGAGCTGGACGGCCGGGTAGTGCACGAGCGGCCGGTGCCGCCACCGGCCGCAACCCGATCAGCATCATCGTGCCTTGCCACCGCATCGTCGGCTCGAACGGTTCACTCACCGGCTACGCCGGAGGGTTGGCGAAAAAGCTCGCTCTCCTGGCGTTGGAAGGGTGCGTCTAG